Proteins from a genomic interval of Daphnia pulex isolate KAP4 chromosome 4, ASM2113471v1:
- the LOC124193154 gene encoding transcription factor E2F1-like yields the protein MDVKMPRKTPHKSQIKNGRPSLETIEYGHSPGGLASTQFLSGGLGSLPKKIKVEDKRALSTPQSAPNSSKMCAPKIGTLENNTTTPTLPQGAAAERQHHLQKKDVRRRLDMELAPDTQSPLPTSTTSDGFKTPKAKRARTKSAAVTVPTLSFSPSPQRNRSSAVDRSRFDSSLGLLTKRFLGLLQSAENGILDLNLASVTLAVQKRRIYDITNVLEGIGLLKKISKNNIQWKGSDSPADSAESQRGLNQDLADLEAKENQLDELISSTESQLRSLSEEKRYAYVTYGDLKSIAEYRDNTVMAVRAPPETKLQVPHPSEGYQIHMKSEKSEIEVLLCPEDESSSSSSSSPSSKESSGFPSPVTNGAMRARSHRSNRSGQFMPQFSDDEDQGLLLETMDQNQQSGCESGLDISSVTIPTANEPFLCLEPPIDESAYMFSMDDAEGISNLFDFSF from the exons ATGGATGTTAAAATGCCAAGGAAAACACCTCACAAGTCACAGATCAAGAATGGTAGACCATCACTTGAAACTATTGAATATGGACATAGTCCTGGTGGACTTGCATCAACACAGTTCTTATCTGGAG GTCTGGGTAGCCTGCCAAAGAAGATCAAGGTGGAAGACAAGCGAGCCCTGTCTACACCACAATCTGCACCTAATTCATCTAAAATGTGTGCTCCAAAAATTGGCACATTGGAAAACAATACTACCACTCCCACTCTACCTCAAGGGGCTGCAGCAGAACGGCAGCATCATTTGCAAAAGAAAGAT gTTCGCAGACGTCTGGACATGGAGCTAGCCCCTGATACACAATCACCCCTGCCTACCAGTACCACTTCTGATGGGTTCAAAACTCCAAAAGCAAAGCGTGCCAGGACTAAATCAGCTGCTGTTACTGTGCCTACATTGTCATTCAGTCCTTCACCTCAGAGAA ATCGAAGTAGTGCTGTAGATAGAAGCAGATTTGATTCTTCATTGGGCTTATTGACCAAGCGTTTCTTGGGTCTTCTCCAAAGTGCTGAAAATGGAATCCTAGATTTGAACCTGGCATCTGTGACACTTGCTGTTCAAAAGAGACGTATTTATGACATCACAAATGTTTTGGAGGGCATTGGACTCCTGAAGAAAATTTCCAAGAACAACATCCAGTGGAAAGGCTCAGACTCTCCCGCAGATTCGGCCGAGTCTCAGCGAGGTCTAAACCAAGATTTGGCTGACTTAGAAGCCAAGGAAAATCAACTTGATGAGTTGATTTCTTCCACTG AGAGCCAACTTCGGAGTttaagtgaagaaaaaagatacgCTTATGTCACGTACGGTGATCTAAAATCTATTGCAGAATACAGAGACAATACTGTGATGGCAGTCAGAGCACCTCCTGAAACCAAATTACAA gtaCCTCATCCTTCTGAAGGATACCAAATCCACATGAAGAgcgaaaaaagtgaaattgaaGTTCTTCTCTGTCCCGAAGATGAATCCTCCTCGTCTTCATCCTCATCTCCATCTTCAAAAGAATCCAGTGGATTTCCTAGCCCGGTTACAAACGGAGCGATGAGAGCCCGGTCACATCGATCTAATAGAAGCGGTCAATTTATGCCCCAGTTCAGTGATGACGAAGATCAAGGTTTGTTACTGGAAACAATGGACCAAAACCAGCAGTCGGGTTGTGAATCTGGACTCGACATTTCCTCAGTTACAATCCCCACCGCTAATGAGCCGTTTCTTTGCTTGGAACCGCCTATTGACGAATCGGCTTATATGTTCTCAATGGACGACGCCGAGGGCATTTCCaatctatttgatttttcattttag